From one Botrytis cinerea B05.10 chromosome 7, complete sequence genomic stretch:
- the Bcmfs1 gene encoding Bcmfs1 — MSPSKGSENVSGENSNSHTTSSEPDIRKPSNTISNVAEKNIDSEKEESAITESSLRNEDVSLGKVHDVDRVDKVNGKEDGKEEENHEYISGYKIFVVITAITLTTFLALLDTTIVATAIPLITNHFHSLSDVGWYGSAYLITNCSLQPLSGKLYTYFRSKYVFLSFFFLFEFGSLLCGTAVSSKMLIVGRAVAGMGSAGLMNGAITILTHSVPIEKRPVYLGFMISTSQLALAVGPLIGGALTQYASWRWCFYINLPCGFLVSLLLLSITIPERLHPAALTLTPLQRIQHLDLLGFSLFAPTAIQLLLALEWGGTTYPWSSSHIIGLFIGSFFNFLLFLYREYRAGDEAMVPLSLVRNTVVWTCCCTNFLFMAGMLTLSYYLPIYFQGVRGVQPTMSGVYTLPGILSQMFFAIISGFAVQKIGYYLPFSIVGGCFAAIGYGLISTYTPSTPASKWIGYQIIGGIGRGLSMQMVIIAIQNNLTGTKIVIAQTLVIFFQYLGGALCLTFASTIFTAKLKSGLRTYAPTVNSQLVIEAGATAYRDVIPKDQVTNVVTAYSLAINHCFYLAAGLAAGVMLFVWGMGWKKIGTKSDGKNVEAGQEGGGAEA; from the exons ATGTCTCCTAGCAAAGGCTCAGAAAACGTCTCTGGAGAGAATTCAAATTCCCACACTACATCTAGCGAGCCCGACATTCGCAAGCCATCAAATACGATTTCGAATGTAGCCGAGAAGAATATAGACTcggagaaagaggaaagtgCAATTACGGAGTCTTCTttgagaaatgaagatgttTCTTTGGGAAAAGTGCATGATGTGGATAGAGTGGATAAAGtaaatggaaaagaagatggtaaagaagaggaaaatcaTGAATATATCTCTGGATATAAGATTTTTGTAGTCATAACTGCGATTACACTTACGACGTTTTTGGCGCTGTTGGATACGACGATTGTTGCTACC GCCATCCCCCTTATAACAAACCACTTCCACTCCCTCTCGGACGTAGGCTGGTACGGAAGCGCCTACCTCATCACCAACTGTTCGCTACAACCGCTCTCAGGAAAACTCTACACATATTTCCGTTCCAAATATGTattcctctcctttttcttccttttcgaATTCGGTTCTTTATTATGTGGAACGGCCGTTTCGTCGAAGATGTTGATTGTTGGACGAGCGGTTGCGGGGATGGGCTCGGCGGGCTTGATGAATGGCGCGATTACGATTTTAACGCATTCGGTGCCGATAGAGAAGAGGCCGGTTTATTTAGGATTTATGATTTCGACCTCCCAGTTGGCGTTGGCGGTAGGCCCGTTGATTGGAGGCGCGCTGACGCAGTATGCTAGTTGGAGATGGT GCTTCTATATCAATCTTCCATGCGGCTTCCTCGTcagtcttcttctcctctccatcaccatcccAGAGCGTCTCCACCCCGCCGCCCTAACTCTCACCCCTCTCCAACGAATCCAACACCTCGATCTCCTAGgcttctctctctttgctCCCACTGCCATTCAATTACTTCTCGCTCTAGAATGGGGTGGGACAACGTATCCTTGGTCATCTTCTCACATAATCGGACTTTTCATCGGATcgttcttcaattttcttcttttcctctacCGCGAATATCGCGCGGGAGATGAAGCTATGGTTCCTTTATCCCTTGTGAGAAATACTGTCGTGTGGACGTGTTGCTGCACGAACTTTTTGTTTATGGCGGGTATGTTGACGTTGAGCTATTACTTGCCGATTTATTTTCAGGGGGTAAGGGGTGTACAACCGACGATGAGTGGAGTATATACTTTACCGGGGATTTTATCACAGATGTTCTTTGCGATTATCTCTGGGTTTGCTG TGCAAAAGATAGGTTATTACCTTCCATTCAGTATCGTGGGTGGATGTTTCGCCGCAATAGGATATGGGTTGATATCCACCTATACCCCATCCACTCCGGCATCGAAATGGATCGGCTATCAAATCATCGGTGGAATCGGGCGTGGTCTATCTATGCAAATG GTCATAATAGCCATCCAAAACAACCTCACCGGGACCAAAATCGTCATCGCACAAACCCTCGTGATATTTTTCCAATACCTCGGCGGAGCACTCTGTCTTACCTTCGCATCTACAATCTTCACCGCGAAACTCAAATCCGGATTGCGAACATATGCGCCAACAGTAAATTCGCAACTGGTGATCGAGGCCGGCGCAACGGCATATCGTGATGTAATACCGAAGGATCAGGTGACGAATGTGGTGACGGCATATAGTTTAGCGATCAATCATTGTTTTTACTTGGCGGCGGGGTTGGCGGCGGGCGTCATGTTGTTTGTGTGGGGAATGGGGTGGAAGAAGATTGGGACAAAGAGTGACGGGAAGAATGTGGAGGCGGGGCAGGAAGGCGGAGGAGCGGAAGCTTGA